In one Drosophila albomicans strain 15112-1751.03 chromosome X, ASM965048v2, whole genome shotgun sequence genomic region, the following are encoded:
- the LOC117564280 gene encoding trichohyalin isoform X3 → MEPRAWKKLLLKWVNECHFIENITSLEESDIEAFYAIYEQYANFEPGQNSSCLEPLQIFLKDIYADFTPIFDGEGRVATTDYVYVYTLLMHYTCVQKPNKYFHNICKNLPETVQQCIAEFFKQTVDGLQLTRDCLQQTIVNIQIQNDIDEDSFLVPLVPQSSTPDRLTMHRNGNCSSSITSITPLPRDVTNCLSISLADSSNNKDSSSIVSATMENSSALLLQRERRSTMNEIQMCAPATPKTELLDQRTRELFGLRAQLETERYEKTVLEEQVLETESLIKKLTRENAEQKKQLLMLKATLANDNEDEHNYATNEFDNMKRRLMNELSKKEKILSEKSEQLQELRAEHDKLVGKFKVSEKQVLVCMDRINELEQRLNSSEQLLSERGDEMEHLAHDKLELERCLQEARNELQNGREVLNASSDLLDTSQLQSSMNTTPENLASSVIDKQLREKELENDQLRSVLELNSQEKERIESQLLQLIFKYKLEKSKESTPEKTAEKSQSHMLFIIEQRMEQLTVNMEQEHQRANELQSQYNTMQQQNIDNNNYIQNLKSDVEKLNCELTASQANLKSTTDKMLQDEKEIQMRLNTELERSKQFGIQIAELERDLETQSQTHKQKHEQLEQDLLAVKSSKLQVQEELQTKVNDFQKQLKELQQDLENSRKNCQKFEQIILDQKLSIIREKEIQMEQEAKAIAEITNKYRSEQMLLQQQLDLARQELENQKMEQTQVEKELSTAKIKQAQLENEIHVNNIKITEYEMKHERELKQQSDIQRQQLKESEKKITDLQQQLKEGLKKLKLRDEQLLDDHKLLDDQRNKCERLEIQLQEQEEDLKQKSDEQKQQLEESEKKITDLQQQLTEGLKKLKLRDEQLLHDRKLLDDQRNICERLETKLKKQEEDLMQNSDDQKKQLLESEKKITDLQNQLTEGMKKLEQRDEQLLQDRKLLDVERKKCEHLEYELKKHEDLKHKSDEQKQQLEESEKKIADLQQQLAEGLKKLKLRDEQLLDDRKLLDDQRNKCERLEIQLKKQEEDLKQKSDEQKQQLEESEKKIADLQQQSKEARDKLAQHDEQLLDDRKLLDYERNKCERLETQLKKQEDDLKHKSEDQRQQLEEAEKKIADLQQQLTERLKKLEQRDEQLLHDRKLLDVEQKKCEHLECELKKHEDLKQKSDEQKQQLEESEEKISDLQQQLKEARDKLAHYDEQLLDDRKLLDDERNKCERLETQLKKQEEDLKQNSDDQKNQILESEKKITDIQLQLTEGMKKLEQRDEQLLHDRKLLNVEQKKCEHLECELKKHEDLKQKSDEQKQQLEESEEKISDLQQQLKEARDKLAHHDEQLLNDCKLLDDERNKCERLETQLKKQEGDLKQKSEDQRRQLEESEKKITDLQQQLTERLKKLEQRDEQLLDDRKLLDVERKKCERLENQIKHLEAKHFVGEKDIKDTLAKKEEELEKIKTQLDLTTKRLEKMAVKLGEHQAVLSKKQREINQAKVGQDEQWDLLRTLQHEKESLQVELRQNKERVKRAEDKLINLEHQRCSDEAERVAKHDRMIELEKTCENLEMKRIELEQQLKITEQEKLRLSQEAEHRTNGIESASKQKDEEVKLCLKDVGVNTSDTLCAKPKVDCSAQTSFEKDNNPFSSQIDANTQNKLRVVELQLSEAMKELDHTRQAHKNVQNELDAGLAEIRISRETLQKTREQMTQENAKRQQLELDCQILQAKYRDSKDEIGRFEQKLKDQRLEMEGKLDKMKTKMRTLYMAEVTRMKEKQESDTAGVKAELEKVTAQNAKYEEHTRKLSNQIVRLNEKILDQQKQEALLSTKLRHLQEAQQAASEEWQPFKRPSAPSANLGSNLTMEDEEGEVFNNTYLTDLKTGRVPNITTEELQYRNSLQPPHLKSTYAAQYDVGVQEDDLKDCQLSLDDSMSALLTGNGGGANARKKSIGTHYKRPGPPTPSKNGGRMSFGSSEPPREVLRETYENGTAKTPARFKMFASRFSMGSSSTSGTGGGSGVGGGGGGGGGNFLPRDENSPPKRRLSNMFKRK, encoded by the exons ATGGAGCCTCGTGCTTGGAAGAAGTTGCTCCTGAAATGG GTGAACGAGTGCCATTTCATTGAGAATATCACATCTCTAGAAGAGTCAGATATTGAAGCCTTTTATGCCATCTATGAGCAGTACGCTAATTTTGAACCTGGTCAAAATTCATCATGTTTGGAACCtctacaaatatttctaaaag ATATCTATGCAGATTTCACACCCATATTCGATGGCGAAGGCCGAGTAGCAACGACAgattatgtttatgtttatacaCTGTTAATGCATTATACTTGCGTTCAGAAGCCCAACAAATACTTTCATAATATCTGTAAAAATTTACCAGAGACTGTTCAGCAATGTATCGCGGAGTTTTTTAAGCAGACTGTAGATGGATTGCAGCTGACACGCGATTGCCTGCAGCAGACCATTGTCAATATCCAAATACAGAATGACATTGATGAGGACAGTTTTCTAGTTCCTCTAGTTCCACAGAGCTCAACACCGGATCGTTTAACTATGCATCGCAATGGTAATTGCAGTTCGTCCATCACCAGCATTACACCATTGCCAAGGGATGTCACAAACTGTTTATCTATATCGCTTGcggacagcagcaacaacaaggatTCGTCTTCAATAGTTAGTGCGACGATGGAGAACTCATccgcgttgctgctgcagcgagAGCGCCGCAGCACAATGAACGAAATCCAAATGTGTGCTCCGGCAACTCCGAAAACTGAGTTACTTGATCAGCGGACGCGAGAATTATTTGGATTGCGA GCTCAACTTGAAACAGAGAGGTACGAAAAAACTGTCTTAGAAGAGCAAGTTCTGGAAACTGAGAGTCTGATTAAAAAACTTACTAGAG AGAACGCAGAGCAAAAGAAACAACTATTAATGCTGAAGGCGACACTAGCAAACGATAACGAAGATGAGCATAACTATGCGACCAATGAGTTTGACAAT ATGAAACGACGTTTGATGAATGAGCTTAGCAAGAAAGAAAAGATACTTTCCGAGAAAAGCGAACAGTTGCAAGAGCTGAGAGCCGAACATGACAAGCTGGTCGGGAAG TTTAAGGTGTCCGAGAAACAAGTGCTTGTGTGTATGGATCGCATCAACGAACTTGAACAGCGTCTAAATAGTTCGGAGCAATTGCTAAGTGAAAGGGGCGACGAAATGGAGCATCTTGCGCACGACAAACTGGAGTTAGAGCGGTGTCTTCAAGAGGCCCGCAATGAACTACAAAATGGACGTGAAGTGCTGAATGCTTCGTCGGATCTATTAGATACTTCACAATTGCAAAGCAGCATGAATACGACTCCAGAAAATTTAGCATCCTCCGTAATAGACAAACAGTTACGTGAAAAGGAATTGGAGAATGATCAGCTGCGTTCTGTGCTTGAACTGAATTCGCAGGAAAAGGAACGTATTGAAAGTCAACTTTTGCAgctcatatttaaatataaattagaaaagtCTAAGGAGTCGACACCTGAGAAGACTGCTGAAAAATCACAATCGCACATGCTGTTTATTATTGAGCAACGTATGGAACAATTGACTGTTAATATGGAGCAAGAGCACCAACGGGCTAATGAATTGCAATCTCAATATAACACAATGCAGCAACAGaatatcgataataataattacatacaaaatttgaaaagcgatgtagaaaaattaaattgtgaattGACAGCGAGTCAGGCCAATTTAAAGAGTACCACTGATAAAATGCTGCAAGATGAAAAAGAGATTCAGATGCGTCTCAACACCGAATTGGAGCGCTCGAAACAGTTCGGTATACAAATTGCTGAGCTGGAGCGTGATCTAGAGACACAATCCCAAACACACAAGCAGAAGCATGAACAGCTGGAACAAGATTTACTGGCTGTTAAGTCAAGCAAATTACAAGTGCAAGAGGAACTACAAACCAAAGTGAATGACtttcaaaaacaattaaaagagCTACAACAAGATCTGGAGAACTCCAGAAAAAATTGCCAGAAGTTTGAGCAGATAATTCTAGATCAAAAACTTTCAATAATTCGAGAGAAGGAAATACAGATGGAGCAGGAGGCTAAAGCAATTGctgaaataacaaataagtATAGGAGTGAACAAATGTTgcttcaacaacaactggaTCTCGCCAGGCAAGAACTTGAAAACCAGAAAATGGAGCAGACTCAAGTAGAAAAAGAACTCAGCACTGCCAAGATAAAGCAAGCACAActagaaaatgaaatacatgtaaataacataaaaattacCGAGTACGAGATGAAACATGAACGAGAACTTAAGCAACAAAGTGACATCCAGAGACAACAATTGAAAGAATCGGAAAAGAAGATCACTGACTTACAACAGCAATTGAAAGAAGGTTTGAAAAAGTTAAAGCTACGTGATGAACAATTGCTGGATGATCACAAATTATTGGATGatcaaagaaataaatgtgaGCGTTTAGAAATACAACTTCAGGAACAAGAAGAAGATCTTAAGCAGAAATCTGATgaacagaaacaacaattgGAGGAATCAGAAAAGAAGATCACCGACTTACAACAGCAATTGACAGAAGGCTTGAAAAAGTTAAAGCTACGTGATGAACAATTGCTGCATGATCGCAAATTATTGGACGATCAAAGAAATATATGTGAGCGTTTAGAAACAAAACTTAAGAAACAAGAAGAAGATCTTATGCAGAATTCCGATGATcagaaaaaacaattgttaGAATCGGAAAAGAAGATCACTGACTTACAAAATCAGTTGACGGAAGGGATGAAAAAGTTGGAGCAACGAGATGAACAATTGCTGCAGGATCGTAAATTACTGGACGTTGAACGAAAGAAATGTGAACATTTGGAATATGAACTTAAGAAACACGAGGATCTTAAGCATAAATCCGATgaacagaaacaacaattgGAAGAATCAGAAAAGAAGATCGCAGACTTACAACAGCAATTGGCAGAAGGCTtgaaaaagttaaagttaCGTGATGAACAATTGTTGGATGATCGCAAATTACTGGACGatcaaagaaataaatgtgaGCGTTTAGAAATACAACTTAAGAAACAAGAAGAAGATCTTAAACAGAAATCCGATgaacagaaacaacaattgGAAGAATCAGAAAAGAAGATCGCAGACCTACAACAGCAATCGAAAGAAGCTAGAGATAAGTTGGCACAGCATGATGAACAATTGTTGGATGATCGCAAATTACTGGACtatgaaagaaataaatgtgaGCGTTTAGAAACACAACTTAAGAAACAAGAAGACGATCTTAAGCATAAATCGGAAGATCAGAGACAACAGTTGGAGGAAGCGGAAAAGAAGATCGCCGACTTACAACAGCAATTGACAGAAAGGTTGAAAAAGTTGGAGCAACGTGATGAACAATTGCTGCATGATCGTAAATTACTAGACGTTGAACAAAAGAAATGTGAACATTTGGAATGTGAACTTAAGAAACACGAAGATCTTAAGCAGAAATCCGATgaacagaaacaacaattgGAAGAATCAGAAGAGAAGATCTCAGACTTACAACAGCAATTGAAAGAAGCGAGAGATAAGTTGGCGCATTATGATGAACAATTGTTGGATGATCGCAAATTACTGGACgatgaaagaaataaatgtgaGCGTTTAGAAACACAACTTAAGAAACAAGAAGAAGATCTTAAGCAGAATTCCGATGATcagaaaaatcaaatattagaATCGGAAAAGAAGATCACCGACATACAACTTCAGTTGACGGAAGGAATGAAAAAGTTGGAGCAACGTGATGAACAATTGCTGCATGATCGTAAATTACTGAACGTTGAACAAAAGAAATGTGAACATTTGGAATGTGAACTTAAGAAACACGAAGATCTTAAGCAGAAATCCGATgaacagaaacaacaattgGAAGAATCAGAAGAGAAGATCTCAGACTTACAACAGCAATTGAAAGAAGCGAGAGATAAGTTGGCACATCATGATGAACAATTGTTGAATGATTGCAAATTACTGGATgatgaaagaaataaatgtgaGCGTTTAGAAACACAACTTAAGAAACAAGAAGGAGATCTTAAGCAGAAATCCGAAGATCAGAGACGACAATTGGAGGAATCGGAAAAGAAGATCACCGACTTACAACAGCAATTGACAGAAAGGTTGAAAAAGTTGGAGCAACGTGATGAACAATTGTTGGATGATCGCAAATTACTGGACGTTGAACGAAAGAAATGTGAGCGTttagaaaatcaaataaagcaTTTAGAAGCGAAGCATTTCGTTGGCGAAAAAGATATTAAGGATACACTTGCCAAAAAGGAGGAGGAACTGGAGAAAATTAAGACGCAACTTGATCTCACCACCAAGCGTTTGGAGAAAATGGCCGTAAAGCTTGGCGAACATCAAGCTGTCTTATCCAAAAAGCAAAGAGAGATTAATCAAGCGAAGGTCGGCCAGGACGAGCAATGGGATCTACTTCGAACATTACAACATGAGAAGGAAAGCCTGCAGGTTGAATTACGGCAGAATAAAGAGCGTGTAAAACGTGCTGAGgacaaattgattaatttggAGCATCAACGTTGTTCAGATGAGGCAGAGCGTGTTGCCAAACACGATCGAATGATTGAGCTCGAGAAAACTTGCGAAAACTTGGAAATGAAGCGAATCGAACTTgagcaacaattaaaaattactgAACAGGAAAAGCTTCGACTTAGTCAGGAGGCTGAGCATCGAACCAATGGTATTGAAAGCgcttcaaaacaaaaagacgAAGAAGTTAAACTTTGTCTCAAAGATGTTGGCGTTAACACTTCAGACACATTGTGTGCAAAACCAAAAGTAGATTGTAGTGCTCAGACTTCTTTCGAGAAGGATAACAATCCATTCTCTAGCCAAATCGATGCAAATACGCAAAATAAGTTGCGTGTTGTTGAGCTGCAATTATCTGAAGCTATGAAGGAACTTGATCACACTCGacaagcacacaaaaatgttCAGAACGAACTGGATGCCGGACTTGCTGAAATTCGAATCAGCCGCGAGACATTGCAAAAGACAAGGGAGCAAATGACGCAAGAAAATGCTAAGAGGCAGCAGCTGGAACTTGATTGCCAGATACTGCAGGCAAAGTATCGTGATTCCAAAGATGAGATTGGACGCTTTGAGCAGAAGTTGAAAGACCAGCGTCTGGAAATGGAAGGCAAATTAGACAAAATGAAGACAAAAATG CGCACACTCTACATGGCGGAGGTGACACGGATGAAGGAGAAACAGGAGAGTGATACAGCCGGTGTGAAGGCCGAACTGGAAAAAGTGACTGCTCAG AATGCCAAGTATGAGGAACATACGAGGAAGCTTTCCAATCAAATTGTGCGTCTTAATGAAAAGATTTTGGATCAGCAGAAACAAGAGGCTTTGCTGAGTACAAAGTTGCGTCACTTGCAAGAAGCACAGCAAGCGGCAAGCGAGGAATGGCAACCATTTAAACGTCCAAGTGCGCCTTCTGCTAATTTGGGTAGTAATCTGACTATGGAGGACGAAGAAGGGGAGGTCTTCAACAATACGTATTTGACAGATCTAAAGACGGGTCGTGTGCCAAATATCAC CACTGAGGAACTACAATATCGTAATTCATTGCAGCCGCCGCATTTGAAGAGCACGTATGCGGCACAATACGACGTAGGCGTTCAGGAAGATGATCTCAAA GACTGTCAACTCAGCCTGGATGATAGTATGAGTGCACTGCTAACAGGCAATGGTGGCGGTGCCAATGCGCGCAAAAAGTCCATAGGCACACATTACAAACGTCCGGGTCCTCCAACGCCCAGTAAAAATGGTGGCCGCATGTCTTTTGGCAGCTCCGAACCGCCGCGCGAAGTATTACGCGAAACGTATGAAAATGGCACGGCCAAAACGCCGGCGCGCTTCAAAATGTTTGCCTCACGCTTCAGcatgggcagcagcagcacaagtGGGACAGGCGGTGGCAGCGGTGtaggtggcggtggcggtggcggtggtggtaATTTCTTGCCCCGCGATGAG AATTCTCCTCCTAAGCGACGCCTTAGTAACATGTTCAAGCGCAAGTAG